In Chitinivibrionales bacterium, one genomic interval encodes:
- a CDS encoding GNAT family N-acetyltransferase, with protein MNDWKERYRDKLTYANAAIGKIRPGARIFIGTGCGQPQLLVAELVSGNNEIIDAEIYHLLTQGEAPYISEEYVKKFRTCSFFLAPNVREGIASGRGDYVPIFLSEIPSLFKQGRIPLDVALIQTSPPDKNGNMSLGISVDIVKAAAENSLMVIAEVNERMPRTYGDSFIPADLVDYMVESDRPIIEYSLPQPDPATDAIARNVASLVEDGATVEVGIGHIPQAVLRYLGEKNDIGIHTEMFNDAIIPLVEKGVINGSHKSINRGRITASFCLGTRKLYDYIHENPMFEFRPSEYVNDPFVIAQHNKMVAINVALEVDMTGQVCSDSIGFNFYSGVGGQVDFNRGAVRAKEGKAIIALPSTAKQWTKSRIVPRLTEGAGVVLTRADVHYVVTEYGIAELFGKNIRERVLALAQVAHPDYRNEILKEAKTRNYIYMDQKDLPLAGVPKPGEFEVVKPLADGTQLFFRPIRATDDKLFRDMCYALSERSIAFRFFKPIKAFPHRFIQDFTGVDFSKDMVIVGLVQDMGGEQMVGLGSYHLNKATNKAEVSFLVRDEWQAKGIGTDLLDMLTDIAKKRGVLGFDAEVLAQNQPMLAVFFNSGYQVSTKKLEDLYHITYSFKDQ; from the coding sequence ATGAACGATTGGAAGGAACGCTACCGGGATAAGTTGACTTATGCGAACGCCGCCATAGGAAAAATCAGGCCCGGCGCCCGCATCTTCATCGGCACGGGCTGCGGACAGCCGCAGCTGCTCGTGGCCGAGCTGGTGTCGGGCAACAACGAGATCATCGACGCGGAGATTTATCATCTGCTCACGCAGGGAGAGGCGCCCTACATCAGCGAGGAATATGTAAAAAAATTCCGCACCTGCAGCTTCTTTCTCGCGCCCAACGTGCGCGAGGGCATCGCCAGCGGCCGCGGCGACTACGTCCCGATATTCCTCTCCGAAATCCCGTCGCTGTTCAAGCAGGGCAGGATCCCGCTTGACGTGGCGCTCATTCAGACCAGCCCGCCCGACAAAAACGGCAACATGAGCCTCGGCATCTCGGTGGACATCGTGAAGGCCGCGGCCGAGAACAGCCTCATGGTGATCGCGGAAGTAAACGAGCGGATGCCGCGCACCTATGGCGATTCGTTCATCCCGGCCGACCTCGTGGACTATATGGTGGAAAGCGACCGTCCCATTATCGAATACAGCCTGCCCCAGCCCGATCCCGCCACCGACGCTATCGCGCGCAACGTGGCCTCGCTCGTGGAAGATGGCGCCACCGTCGAGGTGGGCATCGGCCATATCCCGCAGGCGGTGCTGCGCTACCTTGGCGAGAAGAACGACATCGGCATCCACACCGAAATGTTCAACGACGCAATTATCCCCCTGGTCGAGAAGGGGGTGATCAACGGCAGCCACAAGAGCATCAACCGGGGCAGGATCACGGCGAGCTTCTGCCTGGGCACCCGCAAGCTCTACGACTACATCCATGAAAACCCGATGTTTGAGTTCCGTCCTTCCGAATATGTCAACGACCCGTTCGTTATCGCGCAGCACAACAAGATGGTGGCGATCAACGTCGCCCTCGAGGTCGACATGACCGGCCAGGTGTGCTCCGATTCCATCGGGTTCAACTTCTACAGCGGCGTGGGCGGCCAGGTGGACTTCAACCGCGGCGCGGTGCGCGCCAAGGAGGGAAAGGCCATCATCGCGCTGCCGTCGACCGCCAAGCAGTGGACCAAGTCGCGCATCGTGCCGCGGCTCACCGAGGGCGCGGGCGTCGTGCTCACGCGCGCCGACGTGCATTACGTGGTCACCGAATACGGCATCGCCGAGCTGTTCGGCAAGAACATCCGCGAGCGCGTGCTCGCGCTGGCGCAGGTGGCGCACCCGGATTACCGCAACGAAATCCTCAAAGAGGCCAAGACGCGCAATTACATTTACATGGACCAGAAGGACCTGCCCCTGGCCGGTGTGCCCAAGCCGGGCGAATTCGAGGTTGTCAAGCCGCTCGCCGACGGCACGCAGCTCTTTTTCAGGCCCATACGCGCCACCGACGACAAGCTGTTCCGCGACATGTGCTATGCGCTGTCGGAGCGCTCCATCGCCTTCAGGTTCTTCAAGCCCATCAAGGCGTTCCCGCACCGCTTCATCCAGGACTTCACGGGCGTCGATTTCTCGAAGGACATGGTGATCGTGGGGCTCGTGCAGGACATGGGCGGCGAGCAGATGGTGGGATTGGGCAGCTATCACCTCAACAAGGCGACTAACAAGGCCGAGGTCTCGTTCCTCGTGCGCGACGAATGGCAGGCAAAAGGCATCGGCACCGACCTGCTCGACATGCTCACCGACATCGCGAAGAAGCGCGGCGTGCTCGGGTTCGACGCCGAGGTGCTTGCGCAGAACCAGCCCATGCTCGCGGTGTTTTTCAACTCGGGGTACCAGGTCTCCACCAAGAAACTGGAAGACCTGTATCACATCACCTATAGTTTCAAGGACCAGTGA
- a CDS encoding acetate--CoA ligase family protein — translation MSFEKLLTPNSVAVVGASANPDKVGYAVLNNIITGGYKGALYPVNPKADEILGKKCYKTLSEIPGEIDSVVVVVKRDQVVPIMAECADKAIKAVIIITAGFAETGEEGKKLQREITEIARRADMTVLGPNCLGVINPFFRLNASFGQPMGEPGPIAFMSQSGALITAVQDIAASSRIGFSLLVSMGNKAAFDEVQLLENLRYDGNTKVIAAYLEDISRGQDFMRVAERVGKQKPIVILKAGRTQAGARAASSHTGSLAGADAAYDSAFERTGVIRVDSVEHLFDVSTALASQPLPAGDRIAIVTNAGGPGIMMTDALEMAGLTVAKLDDETIAKLRGLLPEAAAVRNPVDVLGDAKGERYGSAMEILLASPAIDGLVVILTPQKMTDDVGTAREIVRVSKQFNKPVLTCFMGANIVAGGVAILRENKIPQYGIPERTAKTMKEMVDYARYKARRLRMVERFAVNRNPVIKLLRSYRNRNTHEIGEFDSKAILKAYNFDVPRGILATSVPEAVRFAAEAGFPLAMKISSPDILHKSDVGGVRIGLTNTAAVEDAFELMMLRIRRKLPDAEIRGVLLEKMAMAGREVILGMKRDPQFGPMLMFGLGGIFVEVLKDVTFGLAPVTAAECLKMMESVKTYRLLKGARGEKPVDMDAIVLNLQRLSQLVMDFPEIEEVDINPLKVGQEGDGALVVDARIILAKEPE, via the coding sequence ATGAGCTTTGAAAAACTGCTTACTCCCAATTCGGTTGCCGTGGTAGGGGCGTCGGCCAACCCGGACAAGGTGGGGTATGCCGTGCTCAACAACATTATTACCGGAGGATACAAGGGCGCTCTTTATCCGGTCAATCCCAAGGCCGACGAGATACTCGGAAAAAAATGTTATAAAACGCTCTCCGAAATTCCGGGCGAAATCGACAGCGTAGTGGTGGTTGTCAAGCGCGACCAGGTGGTGCCGATCATGGCCGAGTGCGCCGACAAGGCAATCAAGGCGGTCATCATCATCACGGCCGGATTTGCCGAAACGGGCGAGGAGGGAAAGAAGCTCCAGCGGGAAATCACCGAAATCGCGCGCCGCGCCGACATGACCGTGCTCGGGCCGAACTGCCTCGGCGTCATCAACCCGTTTTTCAGGCTCAATGCGTCGTTTGGCCAGCCCATGGGCGAGCCGGGCCCGATCGCCTTTATGTCGCAGTCGGGCGCACTCATCACCGCGGTGCAGGACATTGCGGCAAGCTCCCGCATCGGTTTTTCGCTCCTCGTTTCGATGGGCAACAAGGCGGCGTTTGACGAAGTGCAACTTTTGGAAAACCTCCGCTACGACGGAAACACCAAGGTCATCGCGGCCTACCTCGAAGACATTTCGCGCGGCCAGGACTTCATGCGCGTGGCAGAGCGCGTGGGCAAGCAGAAGCCCATCGTGATCCTCAAGGCGGGCCGCACCCAGGCGGGCGCCCGCGCCGCTTCCTCGCACACGGGAAGCCTCGCCGGCGCCGACGCCGCCTACGACAGCGCGTTCGAGCGCACCGGGGTCATCCGAGTGGATTCGGTGGAACACCTGTTCGATGTGTCAACGGCGCTGGCGTCGCAGCCGCTGCCCGCGGGCGACCGCATTGCCATCGTGACCAACGCGGGCGGCCCCGGCATCATGATGACCGACGCGCTTGAAATGGCTGGCTTGACAGTTGCGAAACTCGACGACGAAACAATCGCCAAGCTCCGCGGCCTGCTGCCGGAGGCGGCGGCGGTACGCAATCCGGTGGACGTGCTCGGCGACGCAAAGGGCGAGCGGTACGGCAGCGCCATGGAAATCCTGCTTGCGAGTCCTGCCATCGACGGGCTCGTGGTGATCCTCACCCCGCAGAAAATGACCGACGACGTGGGCACGGCCAGAGAGATCGTGCGGGTGTCAAAGCAATTCAACAAGCCGGTACTCACCTGTTTCATGGGTGCAAACATCGTGGCTGGGGGCGTTGCGATTCTTCGGGAAAACAAGATCCCCCAGTACGGGATACCGGAGCGCACCGCCAAAACAATGAAGGAAATGGTGGACTATGCCCGGTACAAGGCGCGCAGGCTCCGCATGGTGGAGCGGTTCGCGGTCAACAGAAACCCGGTGATCAAACTGCTGCGCTCGTACCGCAACCGCAATACCCACGAGATCGGCGAGTTCGACTCGAAGGCCATTCTGAAGGCGTACAATTTCGACGTGCCCCGCGGCATCCTCGCCACATCGGTGCCCGAGGCGGTGCGCTTCGCGGCCGAGGCCGGCTTTCCGCTCGCCATGAAGATCTCCAGCCCGGACATACTTCACAAATCGGACGTTGGCGGCGTGCGCATCGGCCTTACGAACACGGCGGCGGTCGAGGACGCGTTCGAGCTCATGATGCTGCGCATCAGGCGCAAGCTGCCCGACGCCGAGATCCGCGGCGTGCTGCTGGAAAAAATGGCCATGGCCGGACGCGAGGTGATCCTCGGCATGAAGCGCGACCCGCAGTTCGGCCCCATGCTGATGTTCGGCCTCGGCGGCATTTTCGTGGAGGTGCTCAAGGACGTCACCTTCGGCCTCGCGCCGGTGACCGCCGCCGAATGCCTCAAGATGATGGAATCCGTCAAGACCTACCGCCTCCTCAAGGGCGCGCGGGGCGAGAAGCCGGTTGATATGGACGCGATCGTGCTCAACCTGCAGCGGCTGTCGCAGCTGGTCATGGACTTTCCCGAAATCGAGGAGGTCGACATCAACCCGCTCAAGGTGGGACAGGAGGGCGACGGCGCCCTGGTGGTGGACGCGCGGATCATCCTTGCAAAGGAGCCGGAATAA
- a CDS encoding MarC family protein, protein MKEFWLCFVPLFVAVDAIGVLPLFMNLTDGVEKKRVRKIVLQGLVTALVVAIVFLAIGELILKFLGITVADFMVAGGSLLFALSLSDLLAVEKHHRKIDVQGLGAVPIGVPLIVGPAVLTTSLLLLRQYGMVPTITAVVLNVVMAGVVLWFSQALIRVVGKTGAKTVSKLASLLLAAIGVMMVRKGIMLFLIR, encoded by the coding sequence ATGAAGGAATTCTGGCTCTGCTTCGTGCCCCTTTTCGTCGCCGTTGACGCCATCGGCGTGCTGCCCCTTTTCATGAACCTGACCGACGGCGTGGAAAAGAAACGGGTGAGAAAAATCGTGCTCCAGGGCCTGGTCACCGCGCTCGTGGTGGCGATCGTGTTTCTTGCGATCGGCGAGCTCATCCTCAAATTTCTCGGGATCACCGTCGCCGATTTCATGGTGGCAGGCGGCAGCCTCCTGTTCGCGTTGTCGCTCTCCGACCTTCTCGCGGTTGAAAAACACCATAGGAAAATCGACGTCCAGGGACTCGGCGCGGTGCCGATCGGCGTGCCGCTCATCGTGGGCCCGGCGGTGCTCACCACGTCGCTGCTTCTCCTGCGTCAATACGGCATGGTCCCCACTATCACCGCCGTCGTGCTCAACGTGGTGATGGCCGGGGTCGTGCTGTGGTTTTCCCAGGCGCTTATCCGCGTCGTGGGCAAGACGGGCGCCAAGACCGTTTCCAAGCTCGCGAGCCTTTTACTTGCGGCCATCGGTGTGATGATGGTGAGAAAAGGAATCATGTTGTTTTTAATACGGTAA